A window of Streptomyces gilvosporeus contains these coding sequences:
- a CDS encoding S66 peptidase family protein yields the protein MRIVSPASPPSREGVARGVERLSSWGLRAELGEHVFDQWGYMAGRDEDRAFDLNSAFRDTGVRAVITTRGGKGTYRIVDALDTDALRRDPKPVVGFSDITHIHLTVWARCRLAGLHGPFADWSEEWSGAASADALRRALMTTDPVTLLRDPAEASAAASMDGVATGILVGGNLDAVRTEIGAGLPSLDGAILFLEHQKGTGLGEVDRALTQLARSGALDGLRGVALGQFLGFEQSTAHPALGGWGLVDVLRDQLARLDVPVLGGLPVGHGAHPPTIPLGTEATIDTATGTLTLQPAVA from the coding sequence GTGCGGATCGTCTCGCCCGCCAGCCCACCCAGCCGTGAGGGAGTCGCCCGTGGCGTCGAGCGGCTGTCCTCGTGGGGGCTGCGAGCCGAGTTGGGGGAGCACGTCTTCGACCAGTGGGGGTACATGGCCGGCCGGGACGAGGATCGCGCCTTCGACCTGAACTCCGCGTTCCGGGACACGGGAGTCCGTGCCGTCATCACCACCCGGGGCGGCAAGGGCACTTACCGCATCGTGGATGCGCTGGACACCGATGCCCTGCGGCGTGACCCGAAACCCGTGGTCGGCTTCAGCGACATCACCCACATCCACCTGACCGTGTGGGCGCGGTGCCGTCTGGCCGGCCTGCACGGTCCGTTTGCCGACTGGAGCGAGGAATGGTCGGGGGCCGCGTCGGCGGATGCTCTGCGCCGGGCGCTGATGACCACCGATCCCGTCACTCTCCTCCGCGACCCCGCTGAGGCAAGCGCCGCGGCCAGTATGGACGGTGTGGCGACCGGCATCCTGGTCGGCGGCAACCTCGACGCCGTCCGCACCGAGATCGGAGCCGGCCTGCCGAGCCTGGATGGCGCGATTCTCTTTCTCGAACACCAGAAGGGCACCGGGCTGGGCGAGGTTGACCGCGCACTGACCCAACTGGCCCGCAGCGGTGCCCTGGATGGACTGCGCGGCGTCGCACTCGGCCAGTTCCTCGGCTTTGAGCAGTCGACGGCTCACCCTGCGCTGGGGGGATGGGGCCTCGTTGATGTCCTGCGCGACCAACTCGCCCGCTTGGACGTTCCAGTCCTTGGCGGGCTTCCCGTTGGACACGGTGCGCACCCTCCAACCATCCCACTCGGTACCGAGGCCACGATCGACACAGCCACGGGCACACTGACCCTCCAGCCCGCCGTCGCGTAA